The window TACTATTGCTGCATGCCGGGGACACACGCTAGTACCGCGACGGTACGACTACTCCGGTGTGCGACGGTACCACCAGTCGGTCGATCGTCACCTTCTTTGAAACGGCGGTACCAATCGTACGCTCCCCGAGTGGTGGCGGCGACTACGGCAACGGCAGATATTCTGCGGAATGCCAACGGATCCTTCGATAGTCCTAATTACCGGACACTGCTGATCCGCCGGTGGGCTTCCTCCACGACTACTACAACCAGTACTACTGCGACTACTACAACGGCCACGTCCACAACGAGTGGGGCTCCGGATACTACTTTGTCAACTTCTGCACTCGGTCGGATAGAATCCCTAACGTCGACGACTTCTCCATTGGCCCTGATCGAACCCATGTCCATGCCACGTATTTACCGCTATTTGAATTTAGCAACGTACCAACGAGATGAGCTGGAAAGCGTGTTTGACAGAATACGAAACGGATACGCTCTCCAAACTACACACGACCAAAAGACTGCCGTCGGGACTGGGCCCGAAGCCACGGACTCCGACTCGGTCGATCCAGAGGAAACCATTACGGACTCTCAGATCCAGCGGTATCTACTGTCGCGCATTTACGAGCTCGAAGAAGAAAGTGACGAAGTCATTGAAGAAGGTCCAGTTACTCAGACCTTGCGCGAACAGTACGTACAGCACGAAAGTCAACGCTTTCTCCGAGCCTTTGCGGATTACGCGACGAGGGCACCCGGGAATGGTACGCTTCTGACCACAACGACCATCAACAAACCCGAATTTTGTGACCTTttgacaaccaaagccaGTCAAGTTGATCTACAGCGAACCTGGCCCATTACGGTGAGTATGCTCTTGGTAGGCTCGTCTGTGGGAGTCATCACGCCCGCCATgccttttgttgttgagcAATTGAGTTTGACGGCGAGTCAGTACGGTATGGTGGTCTCGGCCTTTGGATTGGCCAAAATGCTGGGCAACATCCCGTCCGCGATTGCCGTGGAACGACACGGACGGAAACCCTTCATGACCTGGAGTCTACTCATCATTGCCTGCGGCGTGGGCGGCATTGGTTTAGCCAACAGTTTTGAAGAACTCTATATTTGTCGATTACTGACGGGTACGTGACAAAAGGGTCGCGGCAACCTCCTTTATTTGTTTCTAGTTTACACACAACACTCATCGCTAGTACGTTTCACATCTTGCCTCTGACTGTGCGACTGCAGGTCTTGGTGTGAGTTTCTTGTCCACGGCCGGCACGCTCATGATTTCAGACTTGTCCACGCCGTTGAATCGCGCGTCCACGTACGCGCCGATTATGAGCGCCTTTTCGGCAGGCACCGCACTCGGACCAGCCCTCGGTGGGATACTAGTCGACCAGGTGGGCCTGCATCCAACATTTTACATGGTCGGGGTTTCGTATTTGGGAGTCGCAGCCTTGAATCGAGCCATTTTGAACGAAACCAAAACACATGCCGTCCATTTTCCGTGGCAACAACGGCGGTCCGGCGATGATGTCGCGGGCGACAGTTTGTCGAGCTCAGTCCAGGACGCAGTGGGTCAATGGGTACCGTTGTTGCAGAATTCGTCCGTCCGCAACATTATGATTATGAACGGGATGTACTGGATTGCATTGGCGGGCTCACAGATGACATTGTTGCCGTTAATGCTGACCAATTCTGGAGGCTTGGCCATGTCCGCGACTCAAGTTGGTCAGGTCTACATGTCCATGAGTctcgtccaaatcgtcggCAACCCGCTATTTGCCAAGGTTATGGATAAGACGGGCAAGGCGCCGGCGATTGTGACGGGTTGCACATTGATCAGTACAGCTATGGTTGGACTCGCCTACTGCGACGATTATACACAATTAGCAGCAGCGCTGGGATTATGGAGTATTGGATCGAGCATGCTCAGTACAGCCCCTCTTGCTCACCTTTCGGATAAGGTAGATGATGCCAAGCGGGCCCAGGCAATTGCACTACTAAGAACCTGCGGGGACGTTGGATTTTTGATAGGGGCCACTGGAATCGGGGCGTTGGCCGACTGGACTGGGAGCCTGGAAACAGCTATGCAAAGCAGTGCCGGTTTGTTGTTCACAGCAACGGCGTGGTATGCAACCAGACAGGTACTGGATTCACGGATAGGAGCGCCTGCGAGAAAGTCGACCTCATAGATTCTGGTAGTGAGCGGCATATTTTGCTCCGTTCACTGATCCGTGAAATATCTTTTTAAATGCGTCCACACATTGTTCAAAGCCATGGTTTGTAAGACGACGTGCACGGCCGCTTGCTCTCGCTTCGTAAAATAGTCGGAGTATGTTTTGCCAGCCTGAAATGGTACTGGTTCATCTTTCCGTTCCAATTGTAGAAAATCTAGCAGCATATCGACCGTCTCATTGAACTGAGTCTCGTACCAGTCATAGTGCACAACCAATGCATCTAGGTTCATGTCTTGAATTGTGATTGAAGCCATGTTGTGCCATTCAACGTATCGAATAATCTCGGCGTGACATGGAACATTCTTGGCAATATGTAGCAACCCAGGATTTAAGAACCGAGCTTGGTTTTCTTCCTCACGATAGCGTTCATTGAGCTGACTGCAGTACGCTCGAAACCCTGCCCGCGTCGATTCAAAGCCAGTTGCACTTCGATTTCCCTTTCGTTCGTACCGGAAACGAGCCACAGCATTGTCGAATggatttcgaaacaaatgcaCGGCCTTGCTTACCTTGAACGGA is drawn from Phaeodactylum tricornutum CCAP 1055/1 chromosome 25, whole genome shotgun sequence and contains these coding sequences:
- a CDS encoding predicted protein, with translation MPGTHASTATVRLLRCATVPPVGRSSPSLKRRYQSYAPRVVAATTATADILRNANGSFDSPNYRTLLIRRWASSTTTTTSTTATTTTATSTTSGAPDTTLSTSALGRIESLTSTTSPLALIEPMSMPRIYRYLNLATYQRDELESVFDRIRNGYALQTTHDQKTAVGTGPEATDSDSVDPEETITDSQIQRYLLSRIYELEEESDEVIEEGPVTQTLREQYVQHESQRFLRAFADYATRAPGNGTLLTTTTINKPEFCDLLTTKASQVDLQRTWPITVSMLLVGSSVGVITPAMPFVVEQLSLTASQYGMVVSAFGLAKMLGNIPSAIAVERHGRKPFMTWSLLIIACGVGGIGLANSFEELYICRLLTGLGVSFLSTAGTLMISDLSTPLNRASTYAPIMSAFSAGTALGPALGGILVDQVGLHPTFYMVGVSYLGVAALNRAILNETKTHAVHFPWQQRRSGDDVAGDSLSSSVQDAVGQWVPLLQNSSVRNIMIMNGMYWIALAGSQMTLLPLMLTNSGGLAMSATQVGQVYMSMSLVQIVGNPLFAKVMDKTGKAPAIVTGCTLISTAMVGLAYCDDYTQLAAALGLWSIGSSMLSTAPLAHLSDKVDDAKRAQAIALLRTCGDVGFLIGATGIGALADWTGSLETAMQSSAGLLFTATAWYATRQVLDSRIGAPARKSTS